Genomic DNA from Pseudomonas helmanticensis:
GCAGGGCTGGAGGTTGTCGACGTCGAAAGCCTGCGCCTGCATTACGCTCGCACGCTCGATCACTGGAGCGAGCGGCTTGAGGACAACCTTGAGGCGGCGGGCAAGCTGGTCCCGGATCAAGCGCTGCGTATCTGGCGTCTGTATCTGGCCGGTTGTGCTTATGCGTTTGCGCGCGGCTGGATCAATCTGCACCAGATTCTTGCTGTGAAAACGCATCCGGATGGCAGTCATGAACTGCCATGGACGCGCGACGACATCTATAACCCTTGAACCTATTCCCTCTCCTTTGAGAGAGGGATTCATAGGATCGGCGAAATCAGCCGGGCGATCCGCATGCCGACTTGTTGCAGGCGGTGGATCTCCCGGCTTTCTTCTTTGGCGACTTCGTCGGCCAGCGCAAAGTCATCGTTGAGCATCTGTTCCACGGTAGCGGCAAAGGCACTGTCGACGGTCAGCAACATCACTTCGAAATTCAGCCGGAACGAGCGGTTGTCCAGATTGGCGCTGCCGATCGCGCTGATCTCGCTGTCGATCAACACGACTTTCTGATGCAGGAAACCGGGCCGGTAGCGGAACACCCGCACGCCGGCGCGGACGGCTTCAAAGGCATACAGGCTGGAAGCGGCGTAGACGATGCGGTGATCGGGGCGCGAAGGCAGCAGCAAACGCACATCGACACCGCGCAACACCGCTAGTCTTAACGCTGCGAAAACCGCTTCATCGGGAATGAAATACGGACTGGTGATCCACACCCGTTCGGTCGCCGCATGGATCGCTTCGACGAAGAACAGCGAGCAGGTTTCGTAGGCATCGGCCGGGCCGCTGGCGAGCAGTTGGCAGAGCACGCCGTCTTCGGGGTATTCATCCGGCAGGATCAGCGGCGGCAGGGTGCGTGCGGCCCAGAACCAGTCTTCGGCAAAGGATTCCTGCATGCACGCCACCACCGGGCCGCGTACTTTGACGTGGGTATCGCGCCACGGCGCCAGGGGTGGTTTTTCGCCCATGTATTCATCGCCAACGTTGTGCCCGCCGACGAACCCGACCACGCCATCGACAACAACGATTTTGCGGTGGTTACGGAAGTTGACCTGAAAGCGATTGAGCCAGCCGCTGCGCGTGGCGAAGGCTTTGACCTCGACACCAGCATCGCGCAGCGCCTGTACGTAACTATGGGGCAGGGCGTGGCTACCAATGCGATCGTAAAGCAGGTGAATCGCCACGCCTTCGGCGGCTTTCTTTAGCAGCAGATCGCGCAGGCGCTGGCCGAGCCGGTCATCGTGGATGATGAAAAACTGGATCAGCACGGCCTCTTTGGCCTGATCGATAGCATCAAAGATCGAGTCGAAAGTGGCTGTACCGTTTACCAGCAACTGCACTTCATTGTTCGCCAGGCACGGCATGCGACCGAGTTTGGGCATCGCCCGCAATGACGCGTAGGCGTTCGACGCCCGTGCCGTCAGTGCTTCTTCCACCCATGGGCGCCAGTTCAGTTCGGAGATCGCCTGGCGCATCTGTTCGTTGGCCTGACGCCGCGCCTTGATGTAACCATCGAAGGTGCTGCGGCCGAACACCAGATACGGAATAAGCGTGAGGTAGGGAATGAAGATCAGCGACAATGCCCAGGCGATCGAGCCTTGAGCCGTGCGCACGGTGAGCACCGCGTGAATCGCGGCGATCAAACCGAGGGTGTGTATCAAGGCGATCAGATAACCGAAAATGTGCGGTCCAAAATAATCCATGGGGCAGCCTTGCTCCGGAAGATTCAATGCTTAAAAGACCATGTTCTGTGGTGAATGTCGCTATTTAATTGGTGCATGAACCGAAGCAATCGGCCGACGTCTAACGGCCACTACTGATCAGGAGTTTTTCGATGAACGTTCGTCTGCTGGGTTTGGCGCTGGGCCTGGGTTTGGCATTGCCGGTGGTTGCGCAGGCGCAGATGCTGCAGCCGGGGCTGTGGGAAATGACATCGAGCAACGTCAAGGTCGATGACCAGCCGATGGATGTGCAATCGATCCTCGGCCAGCTGCAAGGGCAGATGACGCCGCAACAGCGCGCAGCGCTGGAGAAGAACGGGATCAACATCGGCGGCAAAGGCATTCGTGCCTGCCTGACCCCGGAGCAGGTCGCGACCAATGATATTCCGCTGGCTGACCCGCAGTCGGGCTGCAAGCAGCAGATCACCGACCGCACTGGCAACCAGTGGAAATTCCGCTTCAGTTGCCCGAAAGCGCAGGGCACCGGTGTGGCGACGTTCCTCAGTGATCGCGAGTTCACCACGGTGGCCAACGGCACATTCAACGCGATCGGGATCAACCAGAAGGGCAGCCTGGAAACCCGCGCGGTGTGGCTGGGCCAGGATTGCGGCGCTGTGAAACCCCGCGCTTAATGCGACCCCTGTAGGAGCTGCGGCACGCTGCGATCCTTTGATCTTGATTGTCAAAAACAAGATCAAAAGATCGCAGCCTCGTTTCACTCGTCGGCTCCTACAGGGTTTTTGAATCAGCGCATGAATCGTAGCGCCAGACCCCGACATCCCTCGTTCACCCGTCCCTCGCGCCAGGCAATCTGCCCCGAGACAATCGTCGTACTCACTTGATGGCGAAAGCTGCGCCCGGCAAACGGCGTCCATCCGCACTGCGACAGAATCGGTTGCCGATTTACTGCCAGTGCCTGCGGCTTAACCAATACCAGATCCGCCCAATACCCCTCTCGTAAATACCCACGATCCGGAATCGCGAACAGATCCGCGACGCGATGGCTGGTCTTCGCCACCAGCGTGGATATCGGCAGAACGCCATCCGCGACCAGTTCCATCAATGCCGGAAACGCATGCTGCACCAATGGCAATCCCGAAGGAGCCCGCGCGTAAGGCTGCTGTTTTTCTGCCCACGTGTGCGGCGCGTGATCGCTGCCGATCACGTCGAGCCGATTGCTGTTCACTGCTTCGCGTAACGCATCGCGATCGGCCTGGGTCTTGATCGCCGGGTTGCACTTGATCAGGTTGCCGAGGCTTGGGTAATCCTGATCATCGAACAACAAATGATGCAGACAGACTTCAGCGGTGATGCGTTTCTGCGCTAACAGTTTGTCCTCGAACAACGCCAGTTCACGCGCCGTGGTCAGGTGCAAAACATGCAGACGTGTACCGTGACGTTTCGCCAGTTCCACCGCCAGTGAAGAGGATCGATAACACGCCTCGGCATTGCGAATAAGGGGGTGAGCGGCGGGCGGGATTTGCTCCCCGAACAGTTCACGCAAGTTGGCCGCATTGGCGTCGATACTTGGCGTGTGTTCGCAGTGGGCCAACAGGATCGTCGGCACCTCGGCGAACAGTCGCTCGAGGATCAGCGGATCATCGACCAGCATGTTGCCGGTGGACGCGCCCATGAACACTTTCACTCCTGCCACTTCAGACGGATTGAGTGCGGCGACCGTGTCGAGATTGTCCCGGCTCACGCCAAAGTGAAAACCATAATTGGCCACCGAGGTGAGCGCCGCCCGACGCTTTTTATCTGCCAGCGCTTCGAGGGTGAGGGTGGCCGGATTGGTGTTGGGCATGTCCATGAAGCTGGTGATGCCGCCGGCGACAGCCGC
This window encodes:
- a CDS encoding DUF3617 domain-containing protein codes for the protein MNVRLLGLALGLGLALPVVAQAQMLQPGLWEMTSSNVKVDDQPMDVQSILGQLQGQMTPQQRAALEKNGINIGGKGIRACLTPEQVATNDIPLADPQSGCKQQITDRTGNQWKFRFSCPKAQGTGVATFLSDREFTTVANGTFNAIGINQKGSLETRAVWLGQDCGAVKPRA
- a CDS encoding dihydroorotase, which codes for MSSVLIRNARLVNEGREFDADLLVGNGRIVKIARSIDDENATVEIDANGQWLLPGMIDDQVHFREPGAPTKGSLYTESRAAVAGGITSFMDMPNTNPATLTLEALADKKRRAALTSVANYGFHFGVSRDNLDTVAALNPSEVAGVKVFMGASTGNMLVDDPLILERLFAEVPTILLAHCEHTPSIDANAANLRELFGEQIPPAAHPLIRNAEACYRSSSLAVELAKRHGTRLHVLHLTTARELALFEDKLLAQKRITAEVCLHHLLFDDQDYPSLGNLIKCNPAIKTQADRDALREAVNSNRLDVIGSDHAPHTWAEKQQPYARAPSGLPLVQHAFPALMELVADGVLPISTLVAKTSHRVADLFAIPDRGYLREGYWADLVLVKPQALAVNRQPILSQCGWTPFAGRSFRHQVSTTIVSGQIAWREGRVNEGCRGLALRFMR
- the cls gene encoding cardiolipin synthase — translated: MDYFGPHIFGYLIALIHTLGLIAAIHAVLTVRTAQGSIAWALSLIFIPYLTLIPYLVFGRSTFDGYIKARRQANEQMRQAISELNWRPWVEEALTARASNAYASLRAMPKLGRMPCLANNEVQLLVNGTATFDSIFDAIDQAKEAVLIQFFIIHDDRLGQRLRDLLLKKAAEGVAIHLLYDRIGSHALPHSYVQALRDAGVEVKAFATRSGWLNRFQVNFRNHRKIVVVDGVVGFVGGHNVGDEYMGEKPPLAPWRDTHVKVRGPVVACMQESFAEDWFWAARTLPPLILPDEYPEDGVLCQLLASGPADAYETCSLFFVEAIHAATERVWITSPYFIPDEAVFAALRLAVLRGVDVRLLLPSRPDHRIVYAASSLYAFEAVRAGVRVFRYRPGFLHQKVVLIDSEISAIGSANLDNRSFRLNFEVMLLTVDSAFAATVEQMLNDDFALADEVAKEESREIHRLQQVGMRIARLISPIL